The proteins below are encoded in one region of Sulfolobus islandicus Y.N.15.51:
- a CDS encoding ABC1 kinase family protein codes for MIKRLLKVFFKLTPRVLAYREFRNRILKEIPIDEKEIAEEAKKFVDTLIELGPTFIKFGQILSVRPDIMPEAYIKELARLQDEVPPAPFNQVSKIIKEELGNSIKILKEISSASLGQVYLGEYDGKIVAIKVNRPRIKEIVNEDIQVVKKLLPLLRFVFDESFTEIIKVFLEEFSRRIFEEMDYTKEALYLNKIKEELSDYPSLRIPSIIKATKRVLVMEYIKGYKVTSEEAKKIVDNRILAYRVFRLFMYMLLNKDYFHADPHPGNIAVDEQGNLVLYDFGMSGKIDEKTRNLLIRAYVAMIRMDADSLVRVLDELGAIQPFADRRVLAKGLKLFMQAMQGIEVSELELEDFMKLADQVFFKFPLRMPSKLVLPFRMINVLDGTCREIDKDFDFVKSSITFLEEEGYTTKVVIEQVREIVDGIWNRFRSFLLSYSQQQELINIQSGRKGSVITNYIPQMILVITIIFYAITKDIIITLLMVILALSIPLSGRKNT; via the coding sequence GTGATTAAAAGATTACTGAAAGTATTCTTTAAATTGACACCTAGAGTACTAGCATATAGGGAGTTCAGAAATAGAATCCTAAAGGAAATTCCAATCGATGAAAAGGAGATAGCGGAAGAAGCTAAGAAATTTGTTGACACTTTAATTGAACTAGGCCCCACATTTATCAAGTTTGGACAAATTCTTTCAGTTAGACCTGATATCATGCCGGAAGCGTATATAAAGGAACTGGCCAGATTACAAGACGAAGTCCCACCTGCTCCATTTAACCAAGTAAGTAAAATTATTAAAGAGGAACTTGGCAATAGTATAAAAATTTTAAAAGAAATATCTTCAGCCTCTTTAGGTCAAGTTTATCTAGGGGAGTATGATGGGAAAATAGTTGCAATTAAGGTAAATAGGCCTAGAATAAAGGAGATTGTGAATGAAGATATTCAAGTAGTGAAGAAATTATTACCACTTCTTAGATTTGTATTTGATGAATCATTTACGGAAATAATAAAGGTGTTCTTAGAAGAATTTTCTAGAAGAATATTTGAAGAAATGGACTATACTAAGGAAGCGTTATATTTAAATAAGATCAAGGAGGAGTTGTCAGATTATCCATCCTTAAGAATACCTTCAATAATAAAGGCTACTAAAAGAGTGTTAGTGATGGAGTATATTAAAGGGTATAAAGTTACAAGCGAAGAAGCAAAAAAGATAGTTGATAACAGAATATTAGCATATAGAGTATTTAGATTGTTCATGTATATGTTACTAAATAAGGACTATTTTCATGCAGATCCTCACCCTGGTAATATAGCCGTAGACGAGCAAGGGAATTTAGTACTCTATGACTTTGGAATGTCTGGGAAAATAGATGAAAAGACTAGAAACTTATTGATTAGGGCATATGTGGCAATGATTAGAATGGATGCCGATTCACTAGTAAGGGTGCTAGACGAGTTAGGGGCAATACAACCTTTCGCGGATAGGAGGGTATTAGCGAAGGGACTGAAGCTCTTCATGCAAGCAATGCAAGGAATAGAAGTTAGTGAACTGGAACTGGAAGATTTTATGAAACTAGCCGATCAAGTATTCTTTAAGTTTCCGCTTAGAATGCCTTCTAAACTTGTTCTGCCTTTTAGAATGATTAACGTTTTAGATGGAACATGTAGAGAAATAGACAAGGATTTTGACTTTGTTAAATCTTCGATAACTTTTTTAGAAGAAGAAGGGTATACAACAAAAGTTGTTATAGAACAAGTAAGAGAAATAGTAGATGGAATTTGGAATAGATTTAGGAGCTTTCTACTATCATATTCACAACAGCAAGAGTTAATAAACATACAAAGCGGTAGGAAAGGTAGCGTAATAACTAATTATATTCCTCAAATGATATTAGTTATAACCATAATATTTTATGCTATAACAAAAGATATCATAATTACCCTCCTTATGGTCATTCTGGCATTATCAATACCGCTTAGCGGAAGAAAAAATACATAA
- the hsp14 gene encoding archaeal heat shock protein Hsp14, with translation MMNVIMREIGKKLDELSRELYESVFPPIDMYEEGGELVIVADLAGFNKDKISVRLSAQNELIINAEREIQYIGTKYTTQRPLKIHKVIRLPVKIKRDSQVTAKYDNGVLTIRIPVDGSVSIKIE, from the coding sequence ATGATGAATGTAATAATGAGAGAAATAGGTAAAAAGTTAGATGAGTTGTCTAGAGAATTATATGAATCAGTTTTTCCACCCATAGATATGTACGAAGAAGGGGGAGAGTTAGTAATAGTAGCAGATTTAGCGGGTTTTAATAAAGATAAGATAAGTGTAAGGTTATCTGCACAGAATGAACTGATAATCAACGCTGAAAGGGAAATACAGTATATCGGCACTAAATACACTACTCAGAGGCCTCTTAAGATACATAAGGTAATCCGTTTACCGGTAAAGATTAAGAGAGATTCTCAAGTTACAGCGAAATACGATAATGGAGTATTGACTATAAGGATACCCGTAGATGGTTCAGTATCAATCAAAATAGAATAA
- a CDS encoding ABC transporter ATP-binding protein yields the protein MLLSVRNLTVKYGSFIAVNSLSFSINSEVYCLLGPNGAGKSSTLKAIMDMVPFVGGIEILGISNKDKIVKNYVGYVPEQPALYEYMTPAEIISFVSSLRGIKDVNRINALIRAFSLEMFMNTPIASLSIGNKQKVSILLSLIHEPKLLILDEPFNALDVLSVRVLKELIQNHVKNGGGVLFSTHIMEVAEKICNRIGIMNRGIMVMEASSDNIREAGRSLEDVFLSVTGLDEEIKDILKGLE from the coding sequence ATGCTCTTAAGTGTTAGAAACCTTACAGTGAAATATGGCTCTTTTATCGCAGTTAACTCGCTAAGTTTTTCTATAAACTCAGAAGTATATTGTCTTTTAGGTCCTAATGGAGCTGGGAAAAGCAGTACGTTGAAGGCCATAATGGATATGGTACCTTTTGTGGGTGGGATAGAAATCTTAGGAATTAGTAATAAGGACAAAATTGTGAAAAATTACGTTGGTTATGTCCCTGAACAACCAGCTCTTTATGAATACATGACACCGGCTGAGATAATAAGTTTCGTCTCAAGTTTAAGAGGAATTAAAGATGTGAACAGAATAAACGCGTTAATTAGGGCATTTTCCTTAGAAATGTTCATGAATACACCCATAGCCTCCTTATCTATAGGGAATAAACAAAAAGTTTCTATATTATTATCCTTAATTCATGAACCTAAATTATTAATCCTTGACGAACCTTTCAACGCGTTAGATGTTCTATCGGTTAGAGTCCTTAAGGAACTAATTCAGAATCATGTTAAGAATGGAGGTGGAGTATTGTTTTCCACGCATATAATGGAAGTCGCAGAAAAAATCTGTAATAGAATAGGTATAATGAATAGAGGAATAATGGTAATGGAGGCTTCTTCAGATAACATTAGAGAAGCCGGGAGATCTCTTGAAGACGTTTTCCTATCCGTTACTGGATTAGATGAGGAGATAAAGGATATACTGAAGGGATTGGAATGA
- a CDS encoding protein-L-isoaspartate O-methyltransferase family protein — MGAKEDLLRSIKNSKLANAFIKVNREDFLPQLLKKYAYEPNYIDKPFYVTPNITTTALSLGIYILDILNLEENQKVLEIGTGIGYYTALIAEVVGENNIVSIEIDDTMFEYAKNVLLIRYPLIKLLKTDGSLGYEKEAPYDRIVVWAAAPTIPCKLYDQLKENGIMVVPIGGEKAQGLYRITKTGYEPKIERIGDVIFMKMRGLFGFYDNDDPNERRIKKLEEKVNRLLSKFMNQN, encoded by the coding sequence ATGGGTGCAAAAGAAGACTTATTAAGATCTATAAAAAATTCAAAGTTGGCTAATGCATTTATCAAAGTTAATAGAGAAGACTTTTTGCCGCAACTATTGAAAAAATACGCATATGAGCCAAATTATATAGATAAACCCTTTTATGTAACACCTAACATTACGACAACGGCGCTAAGTTTAGGCATATATATTCTTGATATTCTTAATTTAGAAGAAAATCAGAAGGTTTTAGAGATAGGTACTGGTATAGGTTATTACACAGCACTGATAGCTGAAGTAGTTGGTGAGAATAACATTGTATCTATCGAGATCGATGATACGATGTTTGAGTACGCTAAAAATGTTCTTCTGATCAGATACCCCCTAATTAAATTACTGAAGACGGATGGAAGTTTAGGATATGAGAAAGAGGCCCCTTATGATCGGATCGTAGTATGGGCAGCTGCACCAACTATACCTTGTAAGCTATACGATCAACTTAAGGAAAACGGGATCATGGTAGTACCAATAGGAGGTGAAAAAGCCCAAGGTCTTTATAGAATTACTAAAACTGGTTATGAGCCTAAGATAGAAAGAATTGGGGATGTGATATTTATGAAAATGAGAGGATTATTTGGATTTTATGATAATGACGATCCAAACGAGAGGAGAATAAAAAAATTAGAGGAAAAGGTAAATAGGTTGCTGTCAAAATTCATGAATCAAAATTAG
- a CDS encoding IS110 family RNA-guided transposase, whose protein sequence is MELKVTNKAFAIDISQSKLTAAKGELVVEQEKSAVYVKEVKEFNHDNEGIEELIKFLGEYKEGIIEATGIYYFYLHEKLTEKGYKVTVINPLHLTEILGKKTDKLDAQRLLVAHMTGVIKGSYIPTGEIMELRELTRYRESLVEKTTQVKNEIRKILEFAGYKIQPFDKKGRKLLEKLVKGEGLSKEEKEELKEKLGRNLNDAEKLALKQLVELLKNLEKMIKEVEDMIISKIPKPVIELSKIPGIGLISAATIYAEFGDVSRFSSSKAARAYASFAPKTKQSGDSESHSGMIRGNKYLRRALYLVAKVARGLEPFKGYYERLIARGKSVTQATCALAGKLASICYHVIKDGVYKGVVKKSFRIPRGKEVNVKDFDVGDALDSLSP, encoded by the coding sequence ATGGAATTAAAAGTTACAAACAAGGCCTTCGCAATTGATATTTCACAAAGCAAACTAACAGCAGCAAAGGGAGAACTAGTAGTAGAACAAGAAAAATCAGCAGTATACGTCAAGGAGGTAAAGGAATTCAACCACGACAACGAGGGAATAGAGGAACTAATTAAATTCCTAGGAGAATATAAGGAAGGAATAATAGAGGCAACTGGAATATATTACTTCTACCTACACGAAAAACTAACGGAAAAAGGATACAAGGTAACAGTAATAAACCCACTACACCTAACAGAAATACTAGGGAAAAAGACAGACAAACTCGACGCACAAAGGTTACTAGTAGCACACATGACCGGAGTAATCAAGGGATCATACATACCAACAGGAGAAATAATGGAGCTAAGAGAACTAACGAGATATAGGGAAAGCTTAGTAGAGAAGACAACACAAGTAAAGAACGAGATAAGGAAAATATTAGAATTCGCGGGATATAAAATACAACCATTCGACAAGAAGGGAAGAAAACTACTTGAAAAGCTAGTAAAGGGGGAGGGACTAAGCAAGGAAGAGAAGGAGGAACTAAAAGAAAAACTAGGGAGAAACTTAAACGACGCGGAAAAACTAGCGTTAAAACAATTAGTTGAACTGTTAAAAAACTTGGAGAAAATGATTAAGGAGGTTGAGGATATGATAATTTCCAAGATTCCAAAACCAGTAATTGAGTTGAGTAAGATCCCCGGGATTGGTTTGATTAGTGCTGCAACTATTTACGCTGAGTTCGGTGATGTTTCCCGTTTTTCCAGTTCTAAGGCTGCTAGGGCTTATGCAAGCTTTGCACCCAAAACTAAGCAGAGTGGTGATAGCGAGTCTCACTCCGGTATGATTAGGGGTAATAAGTATTTGCGTAGAGCTCTCTACTTGGTTGCCAAGGTTGCTAGGGGTCTTGAGCCTTTTAAAGGGTATTATGAGAGGCTTATTGCTAGGGGGAAGAGTGTTACTCAAGCTACTTGTGCTCTTGCCGGAAAGCTTGCAAGCATTTGTTATCATGTTATAAAGGACGGTGTTTACAAGGGAGTTGTCAAGAAGAGTTTTAGGATTCCTAGGGGTAAGGAAGTTAATGTCAAGGACTTCGACGTGGGAGACGCGCTAGACTCGTTATCCCCATAG
- the tenA gene encoding thiaminase II — protein MMENSEKLWNSIKDIYSSILKHPFILELVEGTLSRNKFEYYIIQDYLYLREFSKALALLSAKAEDEENALLFAIHIQDAIKVEKALHKFYISEFNLDVEDYEMSPTNLAYTSYLLAVAYSRPFHEVISAVLPCYWIYMEVGKELLKKGSRDKYYQKWIETYGGEDYERGVRAVLGIVNGLKVSEEEFNKMKIHFRTASIYEYMFWDSAYRLERFPFLQKKIKECN, from the coding sequence ATGATGGAAAATAGTGAAAAGTTGTGGAATTCTATCAAAGATATTTACTCTTCAATCCTTAAACACCCATTTATTCTTGAACTGGTTGAAGGAACCCTAAGTAGAAATAAATTCGAGTACTATATCATTCAAGATTATCTGTATTTAAGGGAGTTCTCTAAGGCCTTGGCTTTATTATCGGCAAAGGCTGAAGATGAGGAAAATGCTTTATTGTTTGCTATACACATACAAGATGCCATAAAGGTAGAAAAGGCGTTACATAAATTTTACATAAGTGAATTCAATTTGGATGTGGAAGATTATGAAATGAGTCCGACTAATCTAGCTTATACATCTTACTTACTTGCTGTGGCTTATTCCAGACCTTTTCATGAAGTAATATCTGCAGTATTACCTTGCTATTGGATATATATGGAAGTTGGAAAGGAATTGCTCAAAAAAGGATCTAGGGATAAATATTATCAAAAATGGATAGAAACTTATGGTGGAGAGGATTACGAAAGGGGAGTTAGGGCAGTATTGGGTATTGTGAATGGTCTGAAAGTTAGTGAAGAGGAATTTAATAAGATGAAGATTCATTTTAGAACTGCATCTATATACGAATATATGTTTTGGGACTCTGCGTATAGATTAGAGAGGTTTCCTTTCCTACAGAAAAAAATAAAGGAGTGTAACTAA
- a CDS encoding pyridoxal-phosphate-dependent aminotransferase family protein — protein sequence MDKLLLHVGPTTIKEDVLIAGLENNVGFTSKEFVEALSYSLKGLRYVMGSSKSYQPLIIPGSGTSAMESITSLLKPNDKILVVSNGVFGDRWEQIFKRYPVNVKVLRPSPGGYVKPEEVEEEVRKDNYKLITLTHVETSTGVREPVKDVINKIRRYVELIAVDGVSSVGAEEVKAEEWNVDVYLSASQKALGSSAGLGLLLLSPKAVSILDSQDSIAGYYLNLKNWLPVMRAVEEDKDAYFATPPVHVILQLAEAFRLIEKEGIENRIKRHATVASAIRAGLKALGLDVVARRPESYSNTVTGVLLKTIEPQKVLAETVNEGVEFAPGVHPAFKYFRIGHMGWVTPNDAIVAISVIERTLRRLGEPIRFGEGVKAVEEVLSSAR from the coding sequence ATGGATAAACTGCTACTTCATGTAGGTCCTACTACTATCAAGGAGGATGTTTTAATAGCAGGGCTTGAAAACAACGTTGGTTTTACGTCTAAAGAATTTGTAGAGGCACTCTCATATTCGTTAAAAGGATTAAGATACGTAATGGGGTCAAGCAAGAGTTATCAGCCATTAATAATCCCCGGAAGCGGTACCTCCGCTATGGAAAGCATCACGTCATTACTCAAACCTAATGATAAAATACTAGTGGTTTCTAATGGTGTCTTTGGTGATAGGTGGGAGCAAATATTCAAGAGATATCCAGTTAATGTAAAGGTATTAAGACCTTCTCCAGGAGGTTACGTTAAACCAGAGGAAGTAGAGGAAGAGGTTAGAAAAGACAACTATAAGTTAATAACACTAACTCACGTAGAGACCAGTACTGGAGTTAGAGAACCCGTAAAAGATGTAATAAATAAGATTAGAAGATATGTGGAATTGATAGCAGTAGATGGAGTATCAAGTGTTGGGGCTGAGGAAGTTAAAGCTGAAGAATGGAACGTTGACGTTTACTTGTCAGCCAGTCAAAAGGCGTTAGGTTCCTCAGCTGGTTTAGGCTTATTATTACTTTCTCCTAAGGCCGTATCAATATTAGATTCACAAGACTCAATTGCTGGATATTATTTGAATTTAAAGAATTGGTTACCAGTTATGAGAGCGGTTGAAGAGGATAAAGATGCATACTTTGCTACCCCACCAGTTCATGTAATTTTACAGTTAGCTGAAGCCTTTAGACTGATAGAGAAGGAAGGTATAGAAAATCGAATAAAAAGACACGCAACAGTAGCTAGTGCAATTAGAGCTGGTTTAAAAGCATTAGGATTAGACGTAGTAGCTAGGAGACCAGAGTCCTATAGTAATACTGTAACTGGAGTACTTCTAAAGACTATTGAACCGCAAAAGGTTCTCGCGGAGACTGTTAACGAGGGTGTAGAGTTTGCCCCAGGTGTTCATCCAGCATTCAAATATTTTAGAATAGGTCATATGGGCTGGGTTACCCCTAATGATGCGATAGTAGCAATAAGTGTTATTGAGAGAACCCTAAGGAGATTAGGTGAACCAATAAGGTTTGGTGAAGGGGTAAAGGCTGTAGAAGAAGTCTTGTCATCAGCCCGCTGA
- a CDS encoding EVE domain-containing protein yields MFSKSYILKILLHSVTYWLVPIQEDMWDIIRDKGVYGYKENLEEYIKEGDYIIIYVSKYYAKRYGGKIVGIVKVLSNWYEDQTPIYPEETVRNKGIYVYRVKVEPVVIGECDMKKILDKIRFIEDKGQIAKYLRNAPANLKRPIPESDAKIVEECLKESLLNI; encoded by the coding sequence GTGTTTAGTAAATCTTATATTCTCAAAATACTATTGCATTCTGTGACCTACTGGTTAGTACCAATACAAGAGGACATGTGGGATATAATTAGAGATAAGGGAGTCTATGGTTACAAAGAAAATCTAGAGGAATACATAAAAGAAGGCGACTACATTATTATATACGTTAGTAAGTACTATGCTAAAAGATATGGGGGAAAGATTGTAGGTATAGTAAAAGTGCTTTCAAACTGGTATGAGGATCAGACACCAATATATCCAGAGGAGACAGTAAGGAATAAGGGAATATACGTTTATAGAGTTAAAGTAGAACCTGTTGTAATTGGAGAGTGTGATATGAAAAAAATTTTAGATAAGATAAGATTTATTGAAGATAAAGGGCAGATAGCTAAATACCTTAGAAATGCCCCTGCAAACCTCAAGAGGCCTATTCCGGAAAGCGATGCTAAAATAGTGGAAGAGTGTCTTAAGGAATCATTACTTAATATCTGA
- the tpiA gene encoding triose-phosphate isomerase: MKPPIIVINFKAYENSFGNKAIELGKKIEKISKEHSVEIILSVPATMIYRMVQEVDLPIYAEHVDPVPLGAYTGAVLPEMIKDADAKGTLINHSERRLRADEIDDVLKRTRKLGLSSILCVDRYELVYPFSLLRPDAILIEPPELIGTGISVSKAKPEVITKAVDEIRKSEGIYLIAGAGITTGEDVYKALKLGAHGIGVASAVMKAKEPEKVVEDFITSALKAISS; the protein is encoded by the coding sequence GTGAAACCCCCTATTATTGTGATAAACTTTAAGGCCTACGAAAACTCCTTTGGTAATAAGGCAATTGAGTTAGGTAAAAAGATAGAAAAAATAAGTAAGGAGCATTCAGTTGAAATAATATTATCAGTACCAGCTACTATGATCTACAGAATGGTCCAAGAGGTAGATTTACCAATTTATGCTGAACATGTAGATCCAGTTCCTCTAGGCGCTTATACGGGAGCCGTATTACCAGAAATGATAAAAGATGCAGATGCTAAAGGGACATTGATAAATCACAGTGAGAGACGTCTAAGGGCTGATGAAATAGATGATGTATTAAAAAGAACTAGGAAATTAGGTTTGAGTAGTATACTATGCGTTGACAGATATGAGTTAGTCTATCCCTTTAGTTTACTAAGGCCTGATGCAATTTTGATAGAGCCTCCAGAATTGATAGGAACCGGTATCTCAGTGTCTAAAGCCAAACCCGAGGTAATAACAAAAGCCGTGGATGAGATAAGAAAGTCTGAGGGGATCTATTTAATAGCGGGTGCTGGAATTACAACCGGTGAGGACGTTTATAAAGCGTTAAAGCTCGGAGCTCATGGAATAGGTGTAGCAAGTGCAGTCATGAAGGCTAAAGAACCTGAGAAAGTTGTTGAAGATTTTATCACAAGTGCATTGAAGGCTATCTCTTCTTAG